From a region of the Armatimonas rosea genome:
- a CDS encoding mannonate dehydratase, with translation MDRYPLRAVPGFYGTKPGIQIGTYVSSEASDDDLQFLQQLGVEWAMLNIVNPAHHTAEDYCRFSERLAKYGVKIYRIGNHGVHNVPEITLNLPGRDQKIEEFLGFLRNLQKAGIFYHTYAHMGNGIWSTGHTDGRGGVQARVLDIKNAKGHWIEKVFEGELTHGRVYTEDELWENYTYFIKQVVPVAEETKVCIGIHPDDPPVYALGGIPRCIFGNAAGYQRALDIANSPYIGVCLCVGCWLEGGTVGMGCDVISAIKSFAAQKKLFKVHFRNVSNPMPEPWQETFIDDGYQDMHQVMRALREVEYDGAIIPDHIPQMLGGSRTGLAYSIAYMKALVQAVNNEFGGAV, from the coding sequence ATGGATCGTTATCCGCTCCGGGCGGTTCCCGGCTTCTATGGCACCAAACCGGGCATTCAGATCGGCACCTATGTCAGCTCCGAGGCAAGCGACGACGACTTGCAGTTCTTGCAGCAGCTCGGGGTGGAGTGGGCGATGCTTAATATCGTCAACCCGGCGCACCATACGGCGGAGGACTATTGTCGATTCAGCGAGCGGCTGGCGAAGTACGGGGTGAAGATCTACCGGATCGGCAACCACGGGGTCCACAATGTCCCTGAGATCACGCTAAACCTGCCGGGCCGCGACCAGAAGATCGAGGAGTTCCTGGGCTTTCTGCGCAATCTCCAAAAGGCGGGGATCTTCTACCACACCTACGCCCACATGGGAAACGGCATCTGGAGCACGGGCCACACCGACGGGCGCGGGGGCGTCCAAGCGCGCGTGCTGGACATCAAGAACGCCAAGGGGCACTGGATCGAGAAGGTCTTCGAGGGCGAGCTGACCCACGGGCGGGTCTACACCGAGGACGAGCTCTGGGAGAACTACACGTACTTTATCAAGCAGGTCGTGCCGGTGGCCGAGGAGACCAAGGTCTGTATCGGCATCCACCCCGACGATCCCCCGGTCTACGCGCTCGGCGGGATTCCCCGCTGCATCTTCGGCAACGCCGCGGGCTACCAGCGGGCACTCGATATCGCAAACTCCCCCTACATCGGAGTCTGCCTCTGCGTGGGGTGCTGGCTGGAGGGTGGGACGGTCGGGATGGGGTGCGATGTAATCTCCGCGATCAAGAGCTTCGCGGCGCAGAAGAAGCTCTTTAAGGTGCACTTCCGCAATGTCAGCAACCCCATGCCCGAGCCCTGGCAGGAGACCTTCATCGACGATGGCTACCAGGATATGCACCAGGTGATGCGCGCGCTCCGGGAAGTCGAGTACGACGGTGCGATCATCCCCGACCACATCCCCCAGATGCTCGGCGGCTCCCGCACGGGCCTCGCCTACTCGATTGCCTACATGAAAGCCTTGGTGCAAGCCGTCAACAACGAGTTCGGCGGCGCAGTGTAG
- a CDS encoding DinB family protein — protein sequence MEKHETELLAVLSLMHRNTVETESWITPLRDVLEGIDEDEAAWRPAPGERSLWEIVLHIEAWTSWAVHFLQGRDTTVTDWPPTATESWAATQQRVESTLTAFGEGIAALRAEALFESPTPEVTPTSRLLGIASILVHNAYHAGQLTKLRDQYTRR from the coding sequence ATGGAAAAACACGAAACCGAGCTTCTGGCAGTGCTCTCCCTGATGCACCGCAACACGGTGGAGACGGAGTCCTGGATCACGCCGCTCCGCGACGTTCTGGAGGGAATCGACGAAGACGAGGCGGCGTGGCGCCCGGCACCGGGCGAGCGCTCGCTCTGGGAGATCGTGCTCCATATCGAGGCCTGGACAAGCTGGGCGGTACACTTCCTTCAGGGCAGAGATACCACCGTCACCGACTGGCCCCCGACCGCCACGGAGAGCTGGGCGGCCACCCAGCAGCGGGTGGAGTCGACGCTTACAGCCTTTGGCGAGGGGATCGCCGCCCTCCGTGCCGAGGCGCTCTTCGAGTCTCCCACCCCAGAGGTTACCCCGACTAGCCGCCTGCTGGGGATCGCCAGTATTCTCGTGCACAACGCCTACCACGCCGGGCAGCTCACGAAGCTCCGGGACCAGTACACCCGCCGTTGA
- a CDS encoding DUF1549 and DUF1553 domain-containing protein, protein MRKLLCIGALLGLAALSYSAPPPTKPTLAFSGGEKAIALAGAYASARVLVEESGRDVSGEVALSLADPKLAVLSKNGTLWPRKDGTTVLTAQYKGQKITIPVTVTGLTGAKPPRFTSDVIPVLTRYGCNQGGCHGATQGKGGFKLSLQGYDPEADYDSITRAAAGRRLSPAQPENSLLLRKPTMRVSHKGGQLFEPGSPPYQLLVDWIAAGMPRPKADEPEVTGLEIVPPTRTLALGQKQRFRVWANFADKARRDVSAEALFSVSDGTVAQVSPEGDAKIVGKGEGAILIRYQDRVATASLLSPFSKPRPAQPQPTNIDRLIENKLAALGLDASPTCSDSDYLRRVSLDLTGLLPTPDTTRAFLADTDPQKRSKLVETLLARPEYVDYWTLKWGDLLRSNRNVLNDKGLIALNRWIRDSVAANKPWNTMARELLLAQGSAYDDGPANYFRAAATPDALTETTSQVFLGVRIQCARCHNHPYEKWKQDQYYQFAAFFSRVKTKNGEAADEKIVYTVSSGESVNPRTGKTMVPTALGGAPVAKEFTGDRRLAFADWLTDTKNPFFAKVVVNRLWKHFLGQGLIEPVDDVRVTNPPTNPVLLDWLAADFVNHGYDLKHTMRTILATRAYQRTAFPTKINVADTRYFSHYFFKRLDAESLLDAVGSATGSPEKFGGYPAGMRAAELPDTTAGSYFLDLFGRPARNIVCQCERQDAPNLGQLLHFMNGKGINEKLSSKTGRIAKLIEAKTPDTKLVEELYLASVSRLPDQGELFDAVVSLREAKDKRQEAEDILWALLNSKEFLFNH, encoded by the coding sequence ATGAGAAAACTGCTATGCATCGGGGCATTGCTGGGGCTAGCAGCGCTTAGCTACAGCGCCCCCCCGCCCACAAAACCCACCCTGGCTTTTTCGGGCGGTGAGAAAGCTATCGCGCTCGCGGGCGCGTACGCATCGGCGCGGGTGCTGGTCGAGGAGAGCGGGCGAGATGTGAGCGGCGAGGTGGCCCTGTCGCTGGCCGATCCGAAGCTGGCGGTGCTTAGCAAGAACGGGACACTCTGGCCGCGAAAAGACGGCACGACCGTCCTCACCGCGCAGTACAAAGGGCAGAAAATTACCATTCCGGTCACCGTCACTGGGCTCACGGGGGCCAAGCCACCACGGTTTACGTCGGACGTGATCCCCGTGCTCACCCGCTACGGCTGCAACCAGGGCGGCTGTCATGGCGCGACCCAGGGCAAGGGCGGCTTCAAGCTCTCCCTCCAGGGCTACGATCCTGAGGCGGACTACGACTCCATCACCCGTGCCGCCGCGGGCCGCCGCCTGAGCCCCGCCCAGCCGGAGAACAGCCTGCTCCTACGCAAGCCGACGATGCGAGTCAGCCACAAAGGCGGCCAGCTCTTTGAGCCCGGCTCGCCGCCCTACCAGCTACTCGTGGACTGGATCGCGGCGGGGATGCCACGGCCCAAAGCCGACGAGCCCGAGGTCACGGGCCTGGAGATCGTCCCCCCGACCCGCACGCTCGCTCTCGGGCAGAAGCAGCGCTTCCGGGTCTGGGCCAACTTCGCCGACAAGGCCCGCCGCGATGTGAGCGCGGAGGCGCTGTTTAGTGTCAGCGATGGGACGGTTGCCCAGGTCTCTCCCGAGGGCGATGCCAAGATCGTGGGTAAGGGCGAGGGCGCGATCCTGATCCGCTACCAAGACCGGGTCGCAACGGCGTCCCTGCTCTCCCCGTTTTCCAAGCCACGCCCTGCGCAGCCCCAGCCCACTAACATCGACCGCCTGATCGAGAACAAGCTCGCCGCGCTTGGGCTGGATGCCTCGCCCACCTGCTCCGACTCGGACTACCTGCGCCGGGTCTCGCTGGACCTCACCGGCCTGCTCCCCACCCCCGATACCACCCGCGCCTTCCTCGCCGACACCGATCCCCAGAAGCGCAGCAAGCTCGTGGAGACCCTGCTGGCACGCCCGGAGTACGTGGACTACTGGACTCTCAAGTGGGGCGATCTCCTGCGCAGCAACCGCAATGTCCTCAACGATAAGGGGCTTATCGCGCTCAACCGCTGGATTCGCGACAGTGTGGCGGCCAACAAGCCCTGGAACACCATGGCCCGCGAGCTGCTCCTGGCGCAGGGCAGCGCCTACGACGACGGCCCGGCCAACTACTTCCGCGCCGCCGCCACCCCCGATGCCCTCACCGAGACCACGTCGCAGGTCTTTCTGGGCGTGCGGATTCAGTGCGCCCGCTGCCACAACCACCCCTATGAAAAGTGGAAGCAGGACCAGTACTACCAGTTCGCAGCGTTCTTCTCCCGTGTCAAGACGAAAAACGGCGAGGCTGCGGATGAGAAGATTGTCTACACGGTCAGCTCGGGCGAGTCGGTGAACCCGCGCACGGGCAAGACCATGGTCCCCACCGCGCTCGGTGGTGCCCCCGTCGCCAAAGAGTTCACGGGCGACCGCCGCCTCGCGTTTGCGGACTGGCTCACGGACACGAAAAACCCGTTCTTTGCCAAAGTCGTGGTCAACCGCCTCTGGAAGCACTTCCTGGGACAAGGGTTGATCGAGCCGGTCGACGATGTGCGTGTCACCAACCCGCCCACCAACCCCGTTCTCTTAGATTGGCTGGCGGCAGACTTTGTGAACCATGGCTACGACCTGAAGCACACGATGCGCACCATTCTTGCGACCCGTGCCTACCAGCGCACCGCCTTCCCCACCAAGATCAATGTCGCCGACACGCGCTACTTCTCGCACTACTTCTTCAAGCGCCTCGACGCTGAGTCCCTCCTCGATGCAGTGGGGAGCGCCACGGGCTCACCCGAGAAGTTCGGCGGCTACCCGGCCGGCATGCGCGCCGCCGAGCTCCCCGACACCACAGCGGGCTCGTACTTCCTCGATCTCTTTGGCCGCCCCGCCCGCAATATTGTCTGCCAGTGCGAGCGCCAAGACGCCCCCAACCTCGGGCAGCTTCTGCACTTCATGAACGGCAAGGGCATCAACGAGAAGCTCTCCAGCAAGACAGGCCGCATCGCCAAGCTGATCGAGGCAAAGACACCCGATACCAAGCTGGTCGAGGAGCTCTATCTCGCGTCCGTCTCGCGCCTCCCCGACCAAGGCGAGCTCTTCGATGCCGTGGTCTCCCTGCGCGAGGCCAAGGACAAGCGCCAGGAGGCTGAGGATATTCTCTGGGCACTGCTCAACTCCAAGGAGTTTTTGTTCAATCACTAA
- a CDS encoding TlpA family protein disulfide reductase, translating to MIPMVPALVLVAQAPDAAIQKIIADTAAAYRNASSLALTLTSGTTTSEITLLKAGKLAATVTTGTVVKRVIADGTTIYSDSSTDKASKYVKQPGNTLQQAVNALSSSRGVGVGLLPILLTSPAAEKQIIPGKPESVTKGPDETLDGVACDVITAVIGNAQQKSAYQFAIGKGDHFLRRLTIGPAGGAPSITETYSKITTTPETTEATFTYVPAAGAVAMDPPKAPAYFDERLKVGAEPFKLVGVDLAGKPVSYADYKGKVLLVDFWATWCGPCVAELPNVQAAYAKYHSQGFEILGISLDQDTARAKLETFIKDKNMPWRQIYDGKYWQSANAVAYGVRAIPFTLLIGKDGKIAAVGARGEALAPAIEAALKK from the coding sequence ATGATTCCTATGGTTCCTGCCCTGGTCCTGGTGGCACAAGCCCCCGATGCGGCCATCCAAAAAATAATCGCGGACACGGCTGCGGCCTACCGCAATGCTTCGTCCCTCGCCCTGACCCTCACCAGTGGCACGACAACATCGGAGATAACCCTGCTGAAGGCCGGGAAGCTTGCCGCCACCGTTACGACCGGGACCGTGGTCAAGCGCGTGATCGCCGATGGAACAACGATCTACAGTGATAGCTCCACGGACAAGGCCAGCAAGTACGTCAAGCAGCCGGGCAATACCCTGCAGCAGGCGGTGAATGCGCTCAGCAGTAGCCGTGGTGTCGGAGTCGGGCTCCTGCCGATTCTCCTGACCAGCCCTGCGGCCGAGAAGCAGATCATCCCCGGAAAGCCCGAGTCCGTGACCAAGGGGCCCGACGAGACACTCGATGGGGTCGCCTGTGATGTCATCACGGCGGTTATCGGCAACGCCCAGCAGAAGTCGGCCTACCAGTTTGCGATTGGCAAGGGGGATCACTTCCTGCGCCGGCTGACGATCGGCCCGGCCGGGGGAGCACCCAGCATCACCGAGACCTACAGCAAGATCACGACCACGCCTGAGACAACGGAGGCGACCTTTACCTATGTCCCTGCGGCGGGCGCGGTGGCCATGGACCCGCCCAAGGCACCGGCGTACTTCGACGAGCGCCTGAAGGTGGGGGCGGAGCCCTTTAAGCTGGTGGGCGTGGACCTGGCCGGAAAGCCGGTCTCCTACGCCGACTACAAGGGCAAGGTGCTCCTCGTGGACTTCTGGGCGACCTGGTGTGGCCCGTGTGTCGCGGAGCTTCCCAATGTGCAGGCCGCCTACGCCAAGTACCACAGCCAGGGCTTTGAGATCCTGGGCATCTCCCTGGACCAGGACACGGCGCGTGCCAAGCTGGAGACCTTTATCAAGGACAAGAACATGCCCTGGCGCCAGATCTACGATGGCAAGTACTGGCAGTCCGCCAATGCAGTGGCCTACGGGGTCCGCGCGATTCCCTTCACGCTGCTCATCGGCAAGGACGGCAAGATCGCAGCCGTGGGCGCACGCGGCGAGGCCCTTGCTCCGGCTATTGAGGCGGCGCTGAAGAAATAA
- a CDS encoding NAD(P)-dependent oxidoreductase, whose protein sequence is MKITVLDAAPALEGLALHTLSALGELDLYQKTSPDQLTERLADAEIVVLNKVPLTAATLALAPKLKLVTVLATGHDVVDGAAARAAGVTLCNVAGYSTASTAQHAIALLLELTNQVGQHAASVAAGEWQARGIWSWADTPLTELDGKTLVLVGYGAIGRRVAMIAEALGLRVLPVARTPREGTYPLDQALAQADIVLLQCPLTPATRGLINAETLALLKPGALLVNCARGPVIDEAAVAAALHSGHLAGFATDVLSTEPPASDNPLLRAPNTRITPHHAWATKAARERLLAETVANIAAFQAGHPRNVVNG, encoded by the coding sequence GTGAAAATAACTGTATTAGATGCTGCTCCTGCACTTGAAGGGCTTGCTTTGCACACTCTTTCCGCACTTGGAGAGCTTGATTTGTACCAGAAGACGTCGCCAGATCAGCTCACGGAGCGCCTGGCCGATGCCGAGATTGTCGTGCTCAATAAAGTTCCGCTGACCGCTGCGACCCTCGCGCTTGCCCCCAAGCTCAAGCTGGTCACGGTGCTGGCGACGGGCCACGATGTGGTCGATGGGGCTGCGGCGCGCGCCGCCGGGGTGACGCTCTGCAATGTCGCGGGCTACTCGACCGCCTCCACGGCGCAGCACGCGATCGCCTTGCTCCTAGAGCTCACGAATCAAGTGGGGCAACACGCGGCCTCCGTGGCAGCAGGGGAGTGGCAGGCCCGTGGGATCTGGAGCTGGGCCGATACCCCGCTCACGGAGCTCGATGGCAAGACCCTCGTCTTGGTGGGCTACGGGGCGATTGGGCGACGGGTGGCCATGATCGCCGAGGCGCTGGGCTTGCGCGTTCTGCCCGTGGCCCGCACCCCGCGCGAGGGAACCTACCCCCTCGATCAGGCGCTTGCCCAGGCCGATATCGTGCTCTTGCAGTGTCCGCTGACCCCCGCGACTCGTGGCCTGATCAACGCCGAGACCCTTGCACTGCTAAAGCCCGGAGCACTCCTGGTCAACTGCGCCCGGGGCCCCGTGATCGACGAAGCCGCCGTCGCCGCTGCCCTCCACTCTGGGCACCTGGCGGGCTTTGCCACGGATGTTCTCTCCACCGAGCCCCCCGCCTCGGACAACCCCCTGCTCCGCGCGCCGAACACACGGATCACGCCGCACCATGCCTGGGCCACAAAGGCCGCCCGCGAGCGCCTCCTGGCAGAGACCGTGGCCAATATCGCGGCGTTCCAGGCGGGACACCCACGCAACGTGGTCAATGGCTGA
- a CDS encoding acyltransferase family protein — translation MQRLPALDALRFLAALVVVVSHIGVPFFSAERGAVPSLPQQLVMFFFNGPAAVMVFFIISGFCIHLPFVGERPLELRAFYLRRVLRLVLPLALWLPVALVLKERSLSLAALWSLWAELIYYALYPALRLAVRRVGWGIVYGAALAIALAILVFSPVREGIPGYGPTLSWALGLPVWLLGVRLAEQWSMRRLFALELGELWGVRLALALAGWGAAALHWKQVPDGLTLNAFAWLAAYWLGQELLRAQKYPFPAWLVAAGAWSYSLYLTHIGVGWSLVILLNLHPPFASALALTAALGFAWLYGRFVEAPAHALARRASAVK, via the coding sequence ATGCAACGTCTGCCAGCGCTCGATGCGCTGCGTTTTCTCGCGGCTCTGGTGGTCGTGGTCTCCCATATTGGCGTCCCTTTCTTCAGCGCGGAGCGGGGAGCTGTCCCAAGCCTGCCCCAGCAGCTGGTGATGTTTTTCTTCAATGGCCCCGCCGCCGTGATGGTGTTCTTCATCATCTCGGGGTTCTGTATCCACCTGCCGTTTGTGGGGGAGCGCCCCCTGGAGCTGCGCGCGTTCTACCTGCGCCGGGTCCTGCGGCTCGTACTGCCGCTGGCGCTCTGGCTACCCGTGGCACTGGTACTAAAGGAGCGCTCCCTGAGCCTGGCAGCGCTCTGGAGCCTCTGGGCCGAGCTGATCTACTACGCGCTCTACCCCGCGCTACGACTCGCTGTCCGCCGGGTCGGCTGGGGGATAGTCTACGGCGCGGCGCTCGCCATCGCGCTCGCGATTCTCGTCTTTTCACCCGTGCGGGAGGGAATTCCCGGCTATGGCCCGACACTCTCCTGGGCACTGGGCCTGCCCGTCTGGCTCCTCGGCGTGCGGCTGGCCGAGCAGTGGAGCATGCGGCGCCTTTTTGCCCTGGAGCTGGGAGAGCTCTGGGGCGTGCGGCTTGCGCTGGCGCTGGCGGGCTGGGGCGCGGCGGCACTCCACTGGAAGCAGGTCCCCGATGGGCTCACCCTCAATGCCTTCGCGTGGCTCGCGGCCTACTGGCTGGGGCAGGAGCTCCTCAGAGCACAGAAGTACCCCTTTCCCGCGTGGCTGGTCGCGGCTGGGGCCTGGAGCTACTCGCTCTACCTGACCCATATCGGGGTGGGCTGGAGCCTGGTGATTCTCCTCAATCTTCATCCTCCGTTTGCCAGTGCCCTTGCCCTCACCGCCGCTCTGGGATTTGCCTGGCTCTACGGCCGCTTTGTCGAGGCGCCCGCCCATGCGCTGGCCCGGCGAGCAAGCGCGGTAAAATAG
- a CDS encoding UDP-N-acetylmuramate dehydrogenase — MFLENIPLAPRTTLGVGGLARFFAALTTITEVHAALVEAQQRSLPVFVLGGGSNLVVADAGWPGLVLAPQLTHQDGGIVGAGTDWNTFVDHCVAQNLAGVECLAGIPGTVGATPIQNVGAYGQEVSETIVSVTALDRQSLELRTFSKAECRFAYRQSRFNTDELGRWLIVEVTFQLQENATPALKYRDLVQHFEEAPHPTLAEVAAAVRQIRAKKGMVVDPHDPDSRSAGSFFKNPILEAPLVPDDAPRFAQPDGTVKVPAAWLIERSGLTRGETLAGGMGLSSKHILALVNQGGATSADVVEAAKRVQERVHQHWGVVLHPEPIFVGFSGSEALPEGATVISSAPPQ; from the coding sequence GTGTTTTTGGAAAATATCCCCCTCGCCCCCCGCACCACCCTCGGAGTTGGTGGTCTAGCACGCTTCTTCGCTGCCCTGACGACTATCACCGAGGTTCACGCCGCCCTCGTCGAGGCACAGCAGCGCTCCTTACCTGTCTTTGTTCTAGGTGGAGGGAGCAACCTGGTGGTTGCGGATGCCGGCTGGCCGGGCCTCGTGCTTGCACCACAGCTCACCCACCAAGACGGGGGGATCGTTGGGGCGGGTACAGACTGGAACACCTTTGTGGACCACTGTGTCGCGCAGAATCTTGCGGGCGTGGAGTGCCTTGCGGGGATCCCCGGCACGGTCGGTGCCACCCCCATCCAGAATGTCGGGGCCTACGGCCAAGAGGTCAGCGAGACCATTGTCTCAGTGACAGCCCTCGACCGCCAGAGCCTGGAGCTGCGCACGTTCTCCAAGGCCGAGTGCCGGTTCGCCTACCGCCAGAGCCGCTTCAACACCGATGAGCTGGGCCGCTGGCTGATTGTCGAGGTGACGTTCCAGCTCCAAGAAAACGCCACCCCCGCGCTCAAGTACCGCGACTTGGTGCAGCACTTCGAGGAAGCCCCCCACCCCACCCTCGCCGAGGTCGCTGCCGCGGTGCGCCAGATTCGGGCAAAGAAGGGTATGGTGGTCGATCCCCACGACCCCGATAGCCGTAGCGCGGGCTCGTTCTTCAAAAATCCGATCCTGGAAGCCCCCTTGGTTCCCGACGATGCCCCGCGCTTCGCCCAGCCCGATGGCACGGTGAAAGTTCCCGCGGCTTGGCTCATCGAGCGCTCCGGGCTCACCCGCGGCGAGACGCTGGCCGGTGGGATGGGGCTCTCAAGTAAGCATATTCTCGCGCTGGTCAACCAGGGCGGGGCCACGAGCGCGGATGTGGTCGAGGCAGCAAAACGGGTGCAGGAGCGTGTCCACCAGCACTGGGGAGTTGTCCTGCACCCGGAGCCTATCTTTGTCGGGTTCTCGGGGAGCGAAGCGCTCCCCGAGGGCGCGACCGTTATTTCTTCAGCGCCGCCTCAATAG
- a CDS encoding RNA-binding protein, which produces MRIYVGGLPFSVTSEELARIFGEYGGVDDAQVVSDKFSGQSRGFGFVEMGSSDEAQQAIAALNGSSYGGRSLTVNEARPREEGGGGGRSGGGGGYGGGGGRSGGGGGYGGGGGYGGGGGRSGGGGGYSDYGGGGRSGGGGGYGGGGGRSGGGGRSGGGGRSGGGRGGDYGGGGGRW; this is translated from the coding sequence ATGCGGATCTATGTGGGCGGTTTGCCCTTTTCGGTGACGTCAGAAGAGCTGGCGCGCATTTTCGGTGAGTACGGCGGAGTGGATGACGCACAGGTGGTCTCGGACAAGTTTTCCGGTCAGTCCCGTGGTTTCGGCTTCGTTGAGATGGGAAGCAGTGACGAGGCCCAGCAGGCAATCGCCGCTCTCAATGGCTCCAGCTACGGCGGACGCTCCCTGACCGTCAACGAGGCTCGTCCTCGTGAAGAAGGCGGCGGCGGTGGTCGCTCTGGTGGCGGCGGTGGCTACGGCGGCGGCGGTGGTCGCTCCGGCGGCGGCGGTGGCTACGGCGGTGGCGGTGGCTACGGCGGTGGCGGCGGACGCTCCGGCGGCGGCGGTGGCTACAGCGACTACGGTGGCGGTGGACGCTCCGGTGGCGGTGGTGGCTACGGCGGCGGCGGCGGTCGCTCCGGTGGCGGTGGTCGCTCCGGCGGCGGTGGTCGCTCCGGCGGTGGCCGTGGCGGCGACTACGGTGGCGGCGGCGGTCGCTGGTAG
- a CDS encoding FmdB family zinc ribbon protein, with protein sequence MPIYEYRCKPCERSFETLRTLSQKDEPTPCPSCGTPTKTRLLSMVAAHVSADGAGACATSAALNMPCCGGGCGLPMRR encoded by the coding sequence ATGCCGATCTATGAGTACCGCTGTAAGCCCTGTGAGCGCAGCTTTGAGACGCTACGAACGCTCTCGCAAAAAGACGAACCCACGCCCTGCCCGAGCTGTGGCACGCCCACCAAGACACGCCTGCTCTCGATGGTTGCCGCCCATGTCTCCGCCGACGGAGCCGGGGCCTGTGCGACCAGTGCCGCTCTGAACATGCCCTGCTGCGGTGGGGGGTGTGGTCTGCCGATGCGACGCTAG
- a CDS encoding phytanoyl-CoA dioxygenase family protein, with translation MTTANPSSVLSPAQVQGFLDNGYLVVKGCLDPELARRWVDDGFARLGYDPGEPSTWKKDIVWMDHHHKLPVRELAPKAWAALCEVIGGEERLETQVMQIESAHFSTINSWLWSDAFVANFHRGADQPWQPPSAEVGGWHKDGSYFRHFLDSREQALLTIVLWSDMRHQGGGTFIAPDSVRVVAKFLAEHPEGVAPGDFKFQELIAQCQRFEELTGEVGDFVILHPFMLHASSQNTLRRPRFMTNPPVVLKEPMNLNRENPEDFSLLERATLHYLGKERLDFVPTAPRESYWWPATTA, from the coding sequence ATGACCACCGCGAACCCCTCTTCTGTCTTAAGCCCTGCGCAGGTGCAGGGCTTTCTTGATAATGGTTATCTTGTTGTCAAGGGCTGCCTCGATCCCGAGCTGGCCCGGCGCTGGGTGGACGATGGCTTTGCCCGGCTTGGCTACGACCCGGGCGAGCCCAGCACCTGGAAAAAAGACATTGTCTGGATGGACCACCACCACAAGCTCCCCGTGCGAGAGCTCGCGCCCAAGGCATGGGCCGCGCTCTGTGAGGTAATTGGGGGCGAGGAGCGGCTGGAGACCCAGGTGATGCAGATCGAGTCGGCGCATTTTTCGACCATCAACTCTTGGCTCTGGTCCGATGCCTTTGTCGCCAACTTCCACCGTGGTGCCGACCAGCCCTGGCAGCCTCCGAGCGCTGAGGTGGGCGGCTGGCACAAAGACGGCAGCTACTTCCGGCACTTTCTCGATAGCCGCGAGCAGGCGCTCCTCACCATTGTCCTCTGGTCCGATATGCGGCACCAAGGCGGCGGGACGTTTATCGCCCCGGACTCCGTGCGTGTGGTCGCTAAGTTCCTCGCGGAGCACCCCGAGGGAGTCGCGCCGGGAGACTTTAAGTTCCAGGAGCTCATTGCCCAGTGCCAGCGCTTCGAGGAGCTGACCGGCGAGGTGGGGGACTTCGTGATCCTGCACCCGTTTATGCTCCATGCCTCGTCGCAGAACACCCTCCGACGCCCGCGCTTTATGACCAACCCGCCCGTGGTGCTCAAAGAGCCCATGAACCTCAACCGTGAGAACCCCGAGGACTTCTCCCTGCTAGAGCGTGCGACCCTGCACTACCTCGGTAAGGAGCGCCTCGATTTTGTGCCCACGGCTCCTCGTGAGTCGTACTGGTGGCCCGCAACGACTGCCTAG